Proteins from one Telopea speciosissima isolate NSW1024214 ecotype Mountain lineage chromosome 1, Tspe_v1, whole genome shotgun sequence genomic window:
- the LOC122651148 gene encoding pentatricopeptide repeat-containing protein At3g29230-like codes for MGLDKEGTKIHCQILKWGYCRVSSVASSLLNFYLKIECYCDSSEPSDKEDVSLNDTRKVFDEIVLKPIELWNRMISAYMKLDNVECAGRLFDKMPERDVVSWNSMVTGYAKAGDVEKARDLFDRMPEKNVISWTCMVEAYASSGDRDKAKRLFQQMPVRNVISWNSMISNYNRHGKFKEAWNLFVQMHLGGVDMDWFTFVSAFSACSQFGHSSILDF; via the coding sequence ATGGGTTTGGATAAAGAAGGTACGAAGATACACTGTCAGATTTTAAAATGGGGATATTGTCGTGTTTCTTCCGTTGCCAGTTCGCTTCTGAATTTCTACCTGAAGATAGAATGTTATTGCGATTCTTCTGAGCCCAGTGACAAGGAAGATGTCAGTTTAAATGATACGAGGAAGGTTTTCGATGAGATAGTTCTTAAGCCTATAGAATTGTGGAATAGAATGATCTCTGCTTACATGAAGCTTGACAATGTCGAGTGTGCAGGAAGATTGTTCGATAAAATGCCTGAAAGAGATGTAGTTTCTTGGAATTCAATGGTTACTGGTTATGCCAAAGCTGGGGATGTAGAAAAGGCGAGAGATTTGTTCGATCGGATGCCGGAGAAAAATGTCATATCATGGACTTGTATGGTTGAAGCATATGCTAGCTCTGGAGACCGTGATAAGGCAAAAAGATTATTTCAACAAATGCCTGTCAGAAATGTGATTTCATGGAATTCCATGATCTCAAATTACAATCGGCATGGGAAGTTCAAGGAAGCATGGAATCTCTTTGTCCAGATGCATTTGGGAGGTGTAGATATGGATTGGTTTACCTTTGTCTCTGCCTTCTCTGCTTGCTCTCAGTTTGGGCATTCTTCCATTCTTGATTTTtga